A window from Lampris incognitus isolate fLamInc1 chromosome 5, fLamInc1.hap2, whole genome shotgun sequence encodes these proteins:
- the ptcd1 gene encoding pentatricopeptide repeat-containing protein 1, mitochondrial isoform X2 — protein MLKVERLQPEEYNYTVLIGGCGRAGQLKKAFKLYNDMKKRGLVATDATYTALFNACAESKWKQWGLEKALHLEQELRHKNYHLSKITYHALLKTHAMTNHLQACLQILREMLQDGHTVTQETFHYLLMGCLKDKETGFRLALQVWKQMLMSRIHPDSTNYNLLLRIARDCGIGDPTQATNILLSSDWASHKQREDKPSVKSCSGRRVSIDIDLLERQLLIQPDHHSDNLYHQGNNFHGSDSHHNSVVMPGAEETPYNRQDFAHMPLVMERPNDPTSCQLVASIEPPNLLNLFVGKGGDIVSLGTISGATDRLALIGGPKGFLEKMADDGLCPDLRTLTLLADTMTPGKQSLQMLLHVAKQYKVKLDTAFFNSVIRRAARADDMDEAKAVLDVMRQRHVNVDVQTYGCLALGCKQKKDGLQLLKDMEEAGLRPNVYVFSALIGRAAQRLDYVYLKALLISMAELKVWPNEVIIKQLEFAAQYPPNYNQYKSRNNYLIHINGFRGYYQEWLKFMPAETAETEQVKIQSEADQAAQKAEPQDDGLMISQRNQQAAERRYHTRKRDKQGSTGSLL, from the exons ATGCTGAAGGTGGAGAGGCTACAGCCGGAGGAGTACAACTACACTGTGTTGATCGGAGGTTGTGGTCGCGCTGGACAGCTCAAAAAGGCCTTCAAACTCTATAATGAT ATGAAGAAGAGGGGTCTGGTTGCCACTGATGCCACGTATACTGCCCTGTTCAATGCCTGCGCCGAGTCCAAGTGGAAGCAATGGGGTCTGGAGAAAGCGCTGCACTTGGAACAAGAACTCCGTCACAAAAATTACCACCTTAGTAAAATTACATACCACGCCCTTCTCAAAACACATGCCATGACCAATCACCTTCAAGCTTGCCTTCAAATACTTAGG GAGATGCTACAGGATGGCCACACTGTCACTCAGGAAACATTCCATTACCTGCTAATGGGGTGTCTGAAAGACAAAGAAACAGGATTTCGACTGGCTCTTCAG GTTTGGAAACAGATGCTGATGTCGAGGATTCATCCGGACTCGACAAACTACAACCTGCTCTTGCGTATTGCTAGGGATTGTGGGATTGGTGATCCTACACAGGCCACAAACATTTTGCTGAGCTCCGATTGGGCAAGTCATAAACAAAGAGAAGACAAGCCAAGTGTCAAATCATGCTCTGGACGCAGGGTTTCCATAGACATTGACCTTTTAGAAAGACAGTTACTTATCCAGCCTGATCATCACAGTGACAACTTGTATCACCAAGGCAACAACTTCCATGGCTCTGATAGCCATCATAACAGTGTGGTTATGCCAGGTGCTGAAGAGACTCCTTATAACAGGCAAGACTTTGCCCATATGCCACTAGTTATGGAAAGACCAAATGACCCTACCTCTTGTCAGTTAGTGGCAAGTATTGAGCCACCTAACCTTCTAAACCTTTTTGTGGGGAAAGGAGGGGACATTGTCTCTCTTGGCACCATCAGTGGAGCAACTGATAGGCTCGCCTTAATAGGAGGGCCCAAAGGCTTCCTGGAGAAAATGGCAGATGATGGCCTCTGTCCAGACCTCAGAACCTTAACCCTGCTGGCTGATACTATGACACCAGGAAAGCAATCTTTGCAGATGCTTTTGCATGTTGCCAAGCAATACAAGGTAAAGCTTGATACAGCATTCTTCAACTCGGTGATTCGCCGAGCAGCCAGAGCTGATGACATGGATGAAGCAAAG GCTGTGTTGGATGTAATGAGACAGCGACATGTAAATGTGGATGTACAGACATATGGCTGTCTAGCACTTGGCTGCAAGCAGAAGAAGGATGGTCTTCAGCtgctcaaagacatggag GAGGCGGGGCTGAGACCTAATGTCTATGTGTTCTCTGCTTTAATTGGCCGAGCCGCTCAGAGGCTCGACTATGTGTACCTTAAAGCACTTCTCATAAGCATGGCCGAGCTGAAAGTGTGGCCAAATGAGGTCATTATCAAACAGCTAGAATTTGCTGCACAATATCCTCCTAACTATAACCAG TACAAGTCCAGGAACAACTATCTCATTCACATAAATGGTTTCCGTGGTTACTACCAGGAGTGGCTTAAATTCATGCCTGCCGAAACTGCTGAGACAGAACAGGTAAAGATTCAGTCTGAGGCAGACCAGGCTGCACAGAAAGCAGAACCTCAGGATGATGGACTGATGATCTCCCAGAGAAACCAGCAAGCAGCAGAAAGGAGATATCACACTCGCAAAAGGGATAAGCAGGGGAGCACAGGTTCCCTTTTGTAA
- the ptcd1 gene encoding pentatricopeptide repeat-containing protein 1, mitochondrial isoform X1, translating to MLKIIACSFLRNGGKTLIRVAGSPHSYSARTSSTIRSFAISNRSSRLPPYLLMDVNGRTVMRGTFSTAGSDRNIEPTANPAATTDSLRDDPNLEDFGSLSADIASRTSFRKSNPDIQNMKYKEDDEDETQKLAKSNRSGRRNTPYWYFLQCKKLIKSNKLQQALDLFSTDMLKVERLQPEEYNYTVLIGGCGRAGQLKKAFKLYNDMKKRGLVATDATYTALFNACAESKWKQWGLEKALHLEQELRHKNYHLSKITYHALLKTHAMTNHLQACLQILREMLQDGHTVTQETFHYLLMGCLKDKETGFRLALQVWKQMLMSRIHPDSTNYNLLLRIARDCGIGDPTQATNILLSSDWASHKQREDKPSVKSCSGRRVSIDIDLLERQLLIQPDHHSDNLYHQGNNFHGSDSHHNSVVMPGAEETPYNRQDFAHMPLVMERPNDPTSCQLVASIEPPNLLNLFVGKGGDIVSLGTISGATDRLALIGGPKGFLEKMADDGLCPDLRTLTLLADTMTPGKQSLQMLLHVAKQYKVKLDTAFFNSVIRRAARADDMDEAKAVLDVMRQRHVNVDVQTYGCLALGCKQKKDGLQLLKDMEEAGLRPNVYVFSALIGRAAQRLDYVYLKALLISMAELKVWPNEVIIKQLEFAAQYPPNYNQYKSRNNYLIHINGFRGYYQEWLKFMPAETAETEQVKIQSEADQAAQKAEPQDDGLMISQRNQQAAERRYHTRKRDKQGSTGSLL from the exons ATGTTAAAGATTATCGCTTGTTCGTTCTTGCGGAATGGGGGGAAAACCCTTATACGTGTTGCCGGGTCCCCCCATTCTTATTCGGCCCGGACTTCATCAACAATCCGATCATTCGCGATATCTAACCGGTCTTCAAGGTTGCCACCTTATTTGTTGATGGACGTCAATGGGAGGACAGTCATGAGAGGTACGTTCTCCACAGCAGGTTCAGACAGAAATATAGAACCTACGGCGAATCCCGCCGCTACAACAGACTCACTACGGGACGACCCTAACCTAGAGGACTTTGGCAGCCTGTCCGCTGACATTGCTTCCAGGACGTCGTTTCGAAAAAGCAACCCGGATATCCAGAATATGAAATACAAGGAGGACGATGAAGACGAGACACAAAAACTGGCTAAATCTAACAGGTCAGGCAGGAGAAACACGCCCTACTGGTACTTCTTACAGTGTAAGAAACTAATCAAAAGTAACAAG CTCCAGCAGGCTTTGGATCTGTTCAGCACAGACATGCTGAAGGTGGAGAGGCTACAGCCGGAGGAGTACAACTACACTGTGTTGATCGGAGGTTGTGGTCGCGCTGGACAGCTCAAAAAGGCCTTCAAACTCTATAATGAT ATGAAGAAGAGGGGTCTGGTTGCCACTGATGCCACGTATACTGCCCTGTTCAATGCCTGCGCCGAGTCCAAGTGGAAGCAATGGGGTCTGGAGAAAGCGCTGCACTTGGAACAAGAACTCCGTCACAAAAATTACCACCTTAGTAAAATTACATACCACGCCCTTCTCAAAACACATGCCATGACCAATCACCTTCAAGCTTGCCTTCAAATACTTAGG GAGATGCTACAGGATGGCCACACTGTCACTCAGGAAACATTCCATTACCTGCTAATGGGGTGTCTGAAAGACAAAGAAACAGGATTTCGACTGGCTCTTCAG GTTTGGAAACAGATGCTGATGTCGAGGATTCATCCGGACTCGACAAACTACAACCTGCTCTTGCGTATTGCTAGGGATTGTGGGATTGGTGATCCTACACAGGCCACAAACATTTTGCTGAGCTCCGATTGGGCAAGTCATAAACAAAGAGAAGACAAGCCAAGTGTCAAATCATGCTCTGGACGCAGGGTTTCCATAGACATTGACCTTTTAGAAAGACAGTTACTTATCCAGCCTGATCATCACAGTGACAACTTGTATCACCAAGGCAACAACTTCCATGGCTCTGATAGCCATCATAACAGTGTGGTTATGCCAGGTGCTGAAGAGACTCCTTATAACAGGCAAGACTTTGCCCATATGCCACTAGTTATGGAAAGACCAAATGACCCTACCTCTTGTCAGTTAGTGGCAAGTATTGAGCCACCTAACCTTCTAAACCTTTTTGTGGGGAAAGGAGGGGACATTGTCTCTCTTGGCACCATCAGTGGAGCAACTGATAGGCTCGCCTTAATAGGAGGGCCCAAAGGCTTCCTGGAGAAAATGGCAGATGATGGCCTCTGTCCAGACCTCAGAACCTTAACCCTGCTGGCTGATACTATGACACCAGGAAAGCAATCTTTGCAGATGCTTTTGCATGTTGCCAAGCAATACAAGGTAAAGCTTGATACAGCATTCTTCAACTCGGTGATTCGCCGAGCAGCCAGAGCTGATGACATGGATGAAGCAAAG GCTGTGTTGGATGTAATGAGACAGCGACATGTAAATGTGGATGTACAGACATATGGCTGTCTAGCACTTGGCTGCAAGCAGAAGAAGGATGGTCTTCAGCtgctcaaagacatggag GAGGCGGGGCTGAGACCTAATGTCTATGTGTTCTCTGCTTTAATTGGCCGAGCCGCTCAGAGGCTCGACTATGTGTACCTTAAAGCACTTCTCATAAGCATGGCCGAGCTGAAAGTGTGGCCAAATGAGGTCATTATCAAACAGCTAGAATTTGCTGCACAATATCCTCCTAACTATAACCAG TACAAGTCCAGGAACAACTATCTCATTCACATAAATGGTTTCCGTGGTTACTACCAGGAGTGGCTTAAATTCATGCCTGCCGAAACTGCTGAGACAGAACAGGTAAAGATTCAGTCTGAGGCAGACCAGGCTGCACAGAAAGCAGAACCTCAGGATGATGGACTGATGATCTCCCAGAGAAACCAGCAAGCAGCAGAAAGGAGATATCACACTCGCAAAAGGGATAAGCAGGGGAGCACAGGTTCCCTTTTGTAA
- the zgc:112980 gene encoding uncharacterized protein zgc:112980 — protein sequence MADGVIISSDDESDCEALNSSIFLVEMKEVKNNEDKSSPSVLDEDLMVTFSQRPEVLPHARYDCPIHPFMATDCETSGPVGNNQLTCDQCFCYICDKLASQCLVWCEKGVCHCNSHKRNEFWSNQRNTVVLGYLETFNLSLSEIDTRLRNAETMLQNLKTELEVEVSSCLRGEKVQEYGLNQSSQQGLIRDYTRIYECVSSFLRKADEQEERAAAIMRLGAARELTGQFQPSGAVISKAPETCATKIVLLQRIITSVQRQMVMADFTSEFINKLQSFYQRLKLPSQLRGMRSSLSVRPWNDVLLVSVLKGQNVTGVRKHKGKKDILFEEISVVLLRIELLQHQHRYRELYRYLRVVQTDHSKFFQEVQDLLPFFLCKAGDLTLAMSSFFISCTGPASRLSPYRFLLYLRIFDTATAPVLTSSLQLDCPDNKWEPIEGQIQI from the exons ATGGCAGACGGAGTAATCATCAGCAGCGACGATGAATCCGACTGTGAAGCGCTCAACTCCTCTATTTTCCTCGTGGAGATGAAAGAAGTAAAGAACAACG AGGATAAATCCTCCCCCAGCGTGTTGGATGAAGATTTGATGGTCACCTTCTCCCAGCGCCCCGAGGTGCTTCCTCACGCACGCTACGACTGCCCCATACATCCCTTCAT GGCTACAGATTGTGAGACCAGTGGTCCTGTTGGAAATAACCAGCTGACCTGTGATCAGtgcttctgttacatctgtgacAAATTGGCATCGCAG TGTTTGGTGTGGTGTGAAAAAGGTGTGTGCCACTGCAACAGCCACAAGAGGAATGAATTCTGGAGCAACCAAAGAAACACTGTGGTTCTAGGATATCTGGAGACTTTTAACCTTTCACTTTCAGAAATAGACACTCGCCTCCGAAATGCAG AAACAATGCTTCAAAATTTGAAAACAGAGCTTGAAGTAGAGGTCTCTTCTTGCTTGAGGGGAGAAAAAGTGCAGGAATATGGGCTCAACCAGTCAAGTCAGCAGGGCCTGATCCGTGA TTATACAAGGATATATGAGTGTGTATCATCGTTCCTGAGGAAAGCAGATGAACAGGAAGAGAGAGCTGCTGCCATCATGAGACTTGGAGCTGCCCGAGAGTTAACTGGACAATTCCAACCCTCGGG GGCTGTGATATCCAAAGCTCCTGAAACATGTGCTACCAAAATTGTACTGCTACAAAG AATCATCACATCAGTCCAGAGACAGATGGTGATGGCTGATTTTACCAGTGAGTTTATTAACAAACTGCAGAGTTTTTACCAAAGGCTCAAACTGCCTTCCCAGCTGAGGGGCATGAGGAGCAG TCTGTCTGTGCGTCCATGGAATGACGTGCTGCTGGTGTCTGTACTGAAGGGACAGAATGTGACTGGGGTACGCAAGCACAAAGGCAAGAAGGACATCCTTTTTGAAGAGATTTCAGTTGTCTTACTCAGGATAGAACTACTACAGCACCAACACAG GTACAGAGAGTTATATCGCTACCTCCGTGTGGTCCAGACTGATCATTCTAAATT TTTCCAGGAAGTACAAGACCTCTTGCCGTTCTTCCTGTGCAAGGCAGGGGACTTGACCTTGGCTATGTCCAGTTTCTTTATATCGTGTACTGGCCCCGCTTCGCGGTTGTCTCCATACCGCTTCCTCCTCTATCTTCGAATCTTTGACACGGCAACCGCACCTGTGCTAACCAGCAGTCTACAACTTGACTGTCCTGATAATAAGTGGGAGCCGATTGAAGGTCAGATACAGATATGA